One Rhizobium sp. 9140 genomic region harbors:
- a CDS encoding ABC transporter substrate-binding protein, with product MKNVQTLMKAGLACAVMSLSAASALAAEGAVVKMVPETDIGKLPGVALSQTLADALPAGIKKIGVLKVATDLTPPISFHSDEGKLVGIDADLAAALGVILGVEIQMTDVGAGAAIVPSILSKRFDISISGINDDPELQKQVDVIDYMFDATTIMTIKGNPLGIKDMGDLCGKKVAVPVGTFQGKLVEAASAKCATPIDIMSIPKMPDVLQAVRTGRADATVNGYATSVYTTANQTGKGKGLQALPDVRLAVGYLGMLTAKDNPELRDTVVAALQQMVDSGAYQSIMTKWGLGPLAVKTVKVNDAANMPVE from the coding sequence GAAGGCGCGGTCGTGAAGATGGTACCGGAGACGGACATCGGGAAACTGCCGGGCGTCGCTCTTTCGCAGACGCTGGCGGATGCCCTGCCAGCAGGCATCAAGAAGATCGGCGTTCTCAAGGTCGCGACCGACCTGACCCCGCCGATCAGCTTCCACAGCGACGAGGGCAAGCTGGTGGGCATCGATGCCGACCTCGCGGCGGCCCTCGGTGTTATCCTCGGCGTCGAGATCCAGATGACGGATGTGGGTGCCGGTGCGGCGATCGTGCCGTCGATCCTGTCGAAACGCTTCGACATCTCGATCTCCGGCATTAATGACGATCCGGAACTGCAGAAGCAGGTCGATGTCATCGACTATATGTTCGACGCGACGACGATCATGACGATCAAGGGCAACCCGCTCGGTATCAAGGACATGGGCGATCTCTGCGGCAAGAAGGTCGCGGTTCCCGTTGGTACCTTTCAAGGCAAACTGGTCGAGGCGGCCTCCGCGAAGTGCGCGACGCCGATCGATATCATGTCCATTCCGAAGATGCCGGATGTTCTCCAGGCCGTCCGCACCGGTCGGGCGGATGCGACCGTGAACGGCTACGCGACAAGCGTCTACACGACGGCAAACCAGACCGGCAAAGGCAAGGGCCTGCAGGCGCTGCCGGATGTCCGGCTCGCCGTCGGCTATCTCGGCATGCTGACGGCGAAGGACAATCCGGAACTGCGCGACACCGTTGTCGCGGCCCTGCAGCAGATGGTCGACAGCGGGGCCTACCAGTCCATCATGACGAAATGGGGCCTCGGACCGCTCGCGGTGAAGACCGTCAAGGTCAACGATGCCGCCAACATGCCGGTGGAATGA
- a CDS encoding ABC transporter substrate-binding protein — MTLTRITLGLALAATALAAPAKADQLADILSAKTLRCATFADVPPFASPDPKTREMAGFDVDLCNAIATELGVKAEVKPVSVEARVPEVKLGRVDITVANLAYTLSRAEQIQFSDPYYLAKEMLIVPDEDPGKTKADFEGQRIASTKGSTSEMSIKLNKSTPLTFQDTASAYLAVQQGKARGMVANTMTTTKFVNQSQTQGKKMRMIPDPMIFQPIGVGMQKDQPALTAKINEVLRKLDTSGELGKIWDKWLGPNTEYKIVRNDKVVPLSELKFEPIP; from the coding sequence ATGACCCTGACACGCATCACACTCGGCCTCGCTTTGGCAGCGACGGCTCTTGCAGCACCTGCGAAGGCCGATCAGCTCGCCGATATCCTGTCTGCCAAGACCCTGCGTTGCGCGACCTTCGCCGACGTTCCGCCCTTCGCGTCGCCGGATCCGAAGACCCGCGAAATGGCCGGTTTCGACGTCGATCTCTGCAACGCCATCGCCACGGAACTCGGGGTCAAGGCCGAAGTGAAGCCTGTGTCCGTCGAAGCGCGCGTGCCGGAAGTCAAGCTCGGACGCGTCGACATTACCGTCGCAAACCTTGCCTACACGCTCAGCCGCGCCGAGCAGATCCAGTTCAGCGACCCCTACTACCTCGCCAAGGAAATGCTGATCGTTCCCGATGAAGATCCGGGCAAGACGAAGGCCGACTTTGAAGGCCAGCGCATCGCCTCCACCAAGGGCTCGACCTCGGAAATGTCGATCAAGCTCAACAAGTCCACGCCACTGACCTTCCAGGATACGGCATCGGCCTACCTCGCCGTCCAGCAGGGCAAGGCGCGCGGCATGGTCGCCAACACCATGACGACGACGAAGTTCGTCAACCAGTCCCAGACCCAGGGCAAGAAGATGCGCATGATCCCCGATCCGATGATCTTCCAGCCCATCGGCGTCGGCATGCAGAAGGACCAGCCCGCGCTGACCGCCAAGATCAACGAAGTGCTTCGCAAGCTCGACACGTCGGGCGAACTCGGCAAGATCTGGGACAAGTGGCTCGGCCCGAACACGGAATACAAGATCGTGCGCAACGACAAGGTCGTTCCCCTCAGCGAACTGAAGTTCGAGCCCATTCCCTGA
- a CDS encoding amino acid ABC transporter permease: MSLFVAPSTSLHLAPPVVRSIRWGQFLTGTSAILVLAFFAMIVAQSQSIQWAEIPRYLVHPSILRGVLLTLQLTAGAMIFGIALGCILALMATSKNLVLKVIAAAFVWWFRGVPLIVQIFFWFNIALFIPQIGIGDFSISINDLVTPAFAGFLALGLHEAANMSEIIRAGLVAVDKGQREAATALGLKPRQTFQTVILPQAARLIVPPTGNQAIGMLKASAIVSVIGMQDLLTQAQAIYARTFLVIELLFVASIWYLAITTVASVGQHYLEKSLQPKNRSATTAPARA; encoded by the coding sequence ATGTCCCTGTTTGTCGCTCCCTCCACATCCCTTCACCTTGCACCCCCGGTCGTCAGGTCGATCCGATGGGGGCAGTTTCTGACCGGGACCAGCGCGATCCTCGTTCTGGCCTTCTTCGCGATGATCGTCGCGCAGAGCCAGAGCATCCAGTGGGCCGAGATCCCGCGCTACCTTGTTCACCCCTCGATTTTGCGGGGGGTGCTGCTGACATTGCAACTGACCGCGGGGGCGATGATCTTCGGCATCGCGCTTGGCTGCATCCTCGCGCTAATGGCGACCTCCAAAAATCTCGTTCTGAAGGTCATCGCCGCGGCATTCGTCTGGTGGTTCCGGGGCGTGCCGCTGATCGTGCAGATCTTCTTCTGGTTCAACATCGCCCTCTTCATCCCGCAGATCGGGATCGGCGACTTCAGCATTTCGATCAACGATCTGGTCACTCCGGCCTTCGCCGGCTTCCTGGCGCTCGGCCTGCATGAAGCCGCGAACATGTCGGAGATCATTCGCGCAGGACTGGTCGCCGTCGACAAAGGCCAGCGCGAGGCGGCAACCGCCCTCGGGCTGAAGCCGCGGCAGACGTTCCAGACCGTCATCCTGCCGCAGGCGGCGCGCCTCATCGTGCCGCCGACCGGCAACCAGGCCATCGGCATGCTGAAGGCAAGTGCCATCGTCTCCGTCATCGGCATGCAGGACCTGTTGACGCAGGCGCAGGCGATCTACGCCCGTACCTTCCTCGTCATCGAGCTCCTGTTCGTCGCCTCCATCTGGTACCTCGCCATCACCACCGTCGCCTCGGTCGGTCAGCACTACCTGGAGAAAAGCCTCCAGCCAAAGAACCGCAGCGCGACGACCGCGCCGGCGCGGGCGTGA
- a CDS encoding sugar phosphate isomerase/epimerase family protein yields the protein MKLGIDSIKLPQSKTRGPLASLDHVKELGLAGIFFSTALDMSPTLDPGALGDIRARADDLGLYLESGIGKINPYCSAEEPALRAAGGGDIIAGFTRMIEASAAIGCFELWVAPGNFKSEYRGRLANDRFRTDVSWQDQLDGMEKVLRKLAPVARANGAHMNIETHDEITSFEILRLIEKVGEDCVGVVFDTANGLQRGEHPVFAARRLAPYIRQTHIKDAYVGRAPGGLDFQTRPCGGGIVDFATILPILADANPALNLSLEVAQSVEDKPRRANPRQCIEIDDPTWRAGHPDLTKDELAAYMAMVDIYEARVKSGAVPDWEAYEARQYGYPTYENQSYGFNAAIGFIQQSADHIRSICRDKGIELASPEAKQQAA from the coding sequence ATGAAACTCGGAATCGACAGCATCAAGCTGCCTCAATCCAAAACGCGCGGACCGCTCGCCAGCCTCGATCACGTGAAGGAGCTGGGCCTTGCCGGTATCTTCTTCAGCACGGCACTGGACATGAGCCCGACGCTCGATCCCGGCGCGCTCGGCGACATCCGCGCCAGGGCCGACGACCTCGGCCTCTACCTCGAAAGCGGCATCGGCAAGATCAACCCCTATTGCAGCGCGGAGGAACCGGCTCTGCGGGCGGCGGGCGGCGGCGATATCATCGCCGGCTTCACCCGCATGATCGAGGCGAGTGCGGCGATCGGCTGCTTCGAACTGTGGGTCGCGCCGGGCAATTTCAAGTCCGAATATCGCGGCCGGCTGGCCAATGACCGGTTTCGCACGGATGTAAGTTGGCAGGACCAGCTGGACGGCATGGAAAAGGTTTTGCGGAAACTCGCACCCGTCGCCCGTGCCAATGGCGCGCACATGAACATCGAAACCCATGACGAGATCACCTCGTTTGAAATCCTGCGCCTGATCGAGAAGGTCGGCGAGGACTGCGTCGGCGTGGTGTTCGACACGGCGAACGGCCTGCAACGCGGCGAGCATCCGGTCTTCGCCGCCCGCCGCCTCGCTCCGTACATCCGCCAGACGCATATCAAGGACGCCTATGTCGGTCGGGCGCCCGGCGGTCTCGACTTCCAGACCCGGCCCTGCGGCGGCGGCATCGTCGATTTCGCCACCATCCTGCCGATCCTCGCCGACGCCAACCCGGCCCTCAACCTCTCGCTCGAAGTCGCCCAGTCGGTCGAGGACAAGCCGCGCCGCGCCAATCCGCGCCAGTGCATCGAAATCGACGACCCGACCTGGCGGGCCGGGCATCCCGATCTGACAAAGGACGAGCTCGCCGCCTACATGGCGATGGTGGATATCTACGAGGCGCGGGTAAAGTCGGGCGCCGTTCCGGATTGGGAGGCCTATGAAGCCAGGCAATACGGCTATCCGACCTATGAGAACCAGTCCTATGGGTTCAACGCCGCGATCGGCTTCATCCAGCAATCGGCCGATCACATCCGTTCGATCTGCCGGGACAAGGGCATTGAGCTTGCCTCCCCCGAGGCGAAGCAGCAAGCGGCCTGA
- a CDS encoding amino acid ABC transporter ATP-binding protein: MISLDRTGPQTGQDPTAIRIAGVSKTYGTYEVLKGIDAEVARGEVVVICGPSGSGKSTLIRTINRLEEINSGVITFDGQNIHAPMKTRDLNRLRSRIGFVFQSFNLFPHLSVVDNVSMSPIRVKGIARDVAHDKALLLLDRVGLADKATAYPGQLSGGQQQRVAIARALAMEPPVMLFDEPTSALDPEMVGEVLAVMKSLARDGMTMLCVTHEMGFARDVADRIWFIDAGEIIEKATPEEFFTHPRHPRAQRFLADLRH; the protein is encoded by the coding sequence ATGATAAGCCTCGATCGAACAGGCCCGCAAACTGGACAGGATCCGACAGCCATCCGGATCGCCGGTGTCTCCAAGACATACGGCACCTACGAGGTGCTCAAGGGCATCGACGCTGAAGTGGCACGCGGCGAAGTCGTCGTCATCTGCGGCCCTTCGGGCTCCGGAAAATCGACGCTGATCCGCACGATCAACCGGCTGGAGGAGATCAACAGTGGCGTGATCACATTCGACGGTCAGAACATTCACGCGCCGATGAAGACACGGGACCTTAACCGTCTGCGCAGCCGCATCGGCTTCGTCTTCCAGAGCTTCAACCTTTTTCCGCACCTCTCCGTGGTCGACAATGTCTCGATGTCGCCCATCCGGGTAAAGGGCATCGCCCGCGATGTCGCCCATGACAAGGCGCTGCTGCTGCTCGACCGCGTCGGCCTTGCCGACAAGGCGACGGCCTATCCGGGCCAGCTTTCCGGCGGACAGCAGCAGCGTGTCGCCATTGCCCGTGCCCTGGCGATGGAGCCCCCGGTGATGCTGTTCGACGAGCCGACCAGCGCGCTCGATCCGGAGATGGTCGGTGAAGTGCTCGCCGTCATGAAGAGCCTCGCCAGGGACGGTATGACCATGCTGTGCGTCACGCACGAAATGGGCTTTGCGCGTGATGTCGCCGACCGGATCTGGTTCATCGATGCCGGAGAGATCATCGAGAAGGCGACGCCCGAAGAGTTCTTCACCCATCCCCGCCATCCGCGAGCCCAGCGCTTCCTTGCCGACCTGCGGCACTGA
- a CDS encoding GntR family transcriptional regulator encodes MRKPRRQNTKASSGTSGAAETAETGNDDVSERIRNTLAAAIGEGALKPGTKILEEAIAEHFGVSRTVVRGALGVLESDHLLERKRNRGTFVAEPSIEQAKSLFEARRKLEHLLLDLVIARATMEELDALKTLTDEEEHIHHHGDEKSKTVLSGKFHIVLAELAGNPVLTEMLAKIVARLSLVMSLYEEERKDDCGADHHRLIVTALKAKDLRKAQDLMDHHLADIEARVRLTEGQGDRHTFLAVLESFS; translated from the coding sequence ATGAGAAAGCCGCGCCGGCAAAACACGAAAGCCTCGTCGGGCACCAGCGGCGCTGCGGAAACGGCGGAGACTGGCAATGACGATGTCTCGGAGCGCATCCGCAACACGCTGGCCGCCGCCATCGGCGAAGGCGCGCTGAAGCCCGGTACAAAGATCCTCGAGGAAGCCATCGCCGAGCATTTTGGTGTCAGCCGCACCGTCGTGCGCGGAGCGCTCGGCGTGCTCGAAAGCGATCATCTGCTGGAGCGCAAGCGCAACCGCGGCACCTTCGTCGCCGAGCCCAGCATCGAACAGGCGAAAAGCCTCTTCGAAGCCCGCCGCAAGCTGGAGCACCTTCTCCTCGACCTCGTCATCGCGCGCGCGACGATGGAGGAACTGGATGCCCTGAAGACGCTGACGGACGAAGAAGAGCACATCCACCATCACGGCGACGAAAAGTCAAAGACCGTTCTCTCCGGCAAATTCCACATCGTGCTGGCGGAGCTTGCCGGCAACCCGGTCCTGACCGAAATGCTCGCCAAGATCGTCGCCCGCCTCTCCCTCGTCATGTCGCTCTACGAGGAAGAGCGCAAGGACGACTGCGGGGCCGACCACCACCGCCTCATCGTTACCGCCCTGAAGGCCAAGGACCTGCGCAAAGCCCAGGACCTCATGGACCACCACCTTGCCGACATTGAAGCGCGCGTGCGACTGACCGAGGGACAGGGCGACCGGCATACGTTTCTGGCCGTGCTGGAAAGCTTCTCGTAG